A stretch of Tigriopus californicus strain San Diego chromosome 11, Tcal_SD_v2.1, whole genome shotgun sequence DNA encodes these proteins:
- the LOC131890206 gene encoding pancreatic triacylglycerol lipase-like produces the protein MATKHVYLPLKQSRKRSPKSLWERCKILGVFAIAIGMLLIATDFDPVSSLRAFARILNKKFHEFEPYISRDPSDCFVILWTRVNPSNYQVISSNSVQDIEMSNFNRSWPVKIFVHGFSDTASTQWTRLLKDAYLRFGDYNIFSIDWTILAMTPWYSVVAQNCDYVGMYGSEFINILLNEFEVPIENIHLLGASIGAQAAAHIGYYMNGSLPRLTGLDPSGPLFHTAPARYRLDPSDAQFVDVIHSAGRWVGNDDITGHVDFFPNLGKAPQPGCKGKESVDLSCSHFRAWHFFGTSISLSPPHYYGIKCESEEDFLSDRCCMKLDSLDTVIMGHHTPNTTRGKYYLYTNFLDPKPTIQESTSCKWVTDVDEIGDSKDNKVR, from the exons ATGGCTACTAAGCATGTCTACCTGCCCTTAAAACAATCACGAAAGCGGTCCCCAAAGTCGTTATGGGAACGATGCAAGATACTGGGCGTGTTTGCGATCGCGATTGGAATGCTTCTAATCGCCACGGATTTTGATCCGGTCTCCTCATTACGAGCGTTCGCCCGAATTTTAAACAAgaaatttcatgaatttgaacCTTACATCAGTAGGGATCCTAGTGATTGCTTTGTTATCCTTTGGACCAGAGTGAACCCCTCCAACTACCAAGTGATATCATCTAATTCTGTGCAAGACATCGAAATGTCTAATTTTAACAG ATCATGGCCAGTAAAGATCTTTGTTCACGGATTCTCGGACACTGCATCGACCCAATGGACAAGGCTACTCAAGGATGCATATCTCAGATTTGGCGACTACAACATATTTTCGATTGATTGGACCATTTTGGCCATGACGCCATGGTATTCGGTGGTGGCCCAGAATTGTGA TTATGTCGGGATGTATGGATCTGAATTCATCAACATCCTTCTTAATGAGTTTGAAGTACCCATAGAGAACATTCACCTGCTTGGGGCAAGTATTGGGGCTCAAGCAGCCGCTCATATTGGCTATTACATGAATGGCAGTCTCCCCAGACTCACTGGGTTGGATCCCAGTGGGCCCCTATTTCACACAGCCCCCGCACGATACCGATTGGACCCAAGCGACGCCCAATTTGTGGACGTCATCCATTCTGCGGGCCGATGGGTGGGCAATGATGATATCACGGGACACGTGGACTTTTTCCCCAATTTAGGAAAGGCTCCCCAACCAGGTTGCAAAGGAAAGGAATCTGTGGACTTGAGTTGCTCTCATTTTCGA GCATGGCACTTTTTTGGCACATCCATCTCTTTGAGCCCGCCTCATTACTACGGTATAAAATGTGAATCCGAGGAGGATTTCCTCTCTGACAGGTGCTGCATGAAATTGGACTCATTGGATACTGTTATCATGGGACATCACACGCCAAACACCACCAGGGGGAAATATTATTTGTATACAAATTTTCTTGATCCAAAGCCAACCATTCAGGAAAGCACAAGTTGTAAGTGGGTGACTGACGTAGATGAGATTGGCGATTCAAAAGATAATAAAGTTCGTTGA
- the LOC131890205 gene encoding heterogeneous nuclear ribonucleoprotein K homolog, translating to MKRGSYEGAPPAPGGGPMKRPRGDKFEVRVLVPSKVAGSLIGKGGCNIQKLRTENNANVRIPDCPGPERVMAIVVDQPEHAVQVIEKSLPYMTEEAVRGGPGAAAAPDGPLELRLLIHQSVVGGIIGRAGFKIKEIREATGANLKVYQNCAPQSSDRCVAVSGTMDKLVGALAEVFKIVSGTEIKGSDSPYDPINFDAFFSNDYGGYGTEADVFAAGGSVGGPPPFGGSRGTGGGRGGRGSARGGDPGGFRGGRGGYQGGQSGSYGGGGGRGGYGSGFGGGGRGGGAGGGGYGGGARGGYNDGYYGSSGSRDGYDGGAGFARGHQEVFDGGFGGRGGSGGQPFAAYGNGMSGVDNGPQESTQVTIPKDMAGAIIGPGGSRIRKIRADSKAVIEIDEPAPGSNERIITIKGTKEQIQTAQYFLQQSVRENASAPHPMPSGYGGSMPRY from the coding sequence ATGAAGCGTGGCAGCTATGAGGGCGCCCCGCCCGCCCCCGGGGGTGGCCCCATGAAGCGACCCCGGGGCGATAAATTTGAGGTCCGGGTCCTGGTGCCCAGTAAGGTGGCCGGTAGTCTCATTGGTAAGGGTGGGTGTAACATCCAGAAGTTGCGCACGGAAAACAATGCCAACGTGCGCATCCCCGACTGTCCGGGACCCGAGCGGGTCATGGCCATTGTGGTCGATCAACCCGAGCACGCTGTACAAGTTATTGAAAAGAGTTTGCCCTATATGACGGAGGAAGCTGTTCGCGGCGGGCCTGGTGCGGCCGCCGCCCCCGATGGCCCCTTGGAACTCCGCCTCTTGATTCATCAGTCCGTTGTGGGCGGTATCATCGGTCGAgctggtttcaaaatcaaggagaTTCGTGAGGCCACCGGGGCCAACTTGAAGGTGTATCAGAATTGCGCGCCCCAGAGCTCCGACCGCTGCGTGGCCGTCTCGGGCACCATGGACAAACTAGTGGGAGCCTTGGCCGAGGTGTTCAAGATCGTCTCAGGCACCGAAATCAAAGGCTCCGATTCGCCCTATGATCCTATCAACTTCGACGCCTTCTTTTCGAATGACTATGGCGGTTACGGCACAGAGGCCGATGTCTTTGCCGCCGGTGGCTCCGTCGGCGGTCCTCCACCCTTTGGTGGTAGTCGCGGCACTGGCGGCGGCCGTGGGGGTCGCGGTAGTGCCCGTGGCGGTGATCCCGGTGGTTTCCGGGGTGGACGCGGTGGTTATCAAGGTGGCCAAAGTGGAAGCTATGGTGGCGGCGGAGGTCGCGGTGGTTATGGCAGCGGCTTTGGTGGCGGGGGCCGAGGTGGCGGAGCTGGCGGCGGAGGCTACGGCGGTGGAGCACGTGGTGGCTACAACGATGGCTACTACGGTTCCAGCGGTAGCCGAGACGGTTATGATGGCGGTGCCGGTTTTGCTCGCGGTCATCAAGAGGTCTTTGATGGAGGATTTGGCGGGCGCGGAGGATCGGGAGGCCAGCCTTTTGCCGCGTATGGTAACGGCATGAGCGGCGTGGACAACGGACCTCAAGAATCGACTCAAGTCACCATCCCCAAGGATATGGCGGGTGCCATTATCGGTCCGGGTGGATCCCGCATCCGCAAGATCCGTGCGGACTCCAAAGCGGTCATCGAGATTGACGAACCCGCTCCCGGATCAAACGAGCgcatcatcaccatcaagGGAACCAAGGAACAAATACAAACCGCCCAATACTTCTTGCAACAAAGTGTCCGAGAGAACGCCAGTGCACCTCACCCCATGCCCTCGGGTTATGGGGGCAGCATGCCTCGCTACTAG